In Phaseolus vulgaris cultivar G19833 chromosome 3, P. vulgaris v2.0, whole genome shotgun sequence, the sequence AATCACTTAGGAAAACACAAAAGCCAATAGTTAATGTTTTGGTATCTAAACAATTACCCAGTCTGCATCAGCTTAAAGATGAGATTTGTTGTTGGAAAAAAGAGACTTGACCTATAGAGTTTATTCTAATACATGTTATTACTTTTCATCATACCCCTAAATATATGTAACATTTGCATTTAAGCCTTGCTTGTGTGATTAAATGTTTAAAAAGTTAAGAACATATACCAGGATGGCTCCAAGAGGGTCAATCCACCAGTAGAATTTGATGGCTAGAACTGCAGTGGCTAGACCAATGGAGTTTGTAATGACATCAAAGAAATGGTCCTGAGCATAGGCCCTCACTATTTCATTCTTGAACCTGCGACAGTAAGTCATGAGTGCAACTTTTACCACAGTGGCTGTCACCATAATCCCTATCATCCACTTTTCTTTCACTGGATCCCTCTCAGGTTGAGCCTGTTATAAATGAAGCATACATTGTGTTAATACACAGAATCTATCAAGCAATGCTAGTTAGTTACATATGCTAATCTTCTTTTATCAtttcataaaacataaattttcaaTCTCCATCATGATTTTTTGCATCACTTTATACCTTTGTGATGATTTCTCTTCCTGATTCAAACAATATTTGCAATCCCAGAGTTGCCATAACTGATGCGAACACAACTATACCCTGtccaaatatattaaaacaagaATTGAGAAACACAAAAACAAGTTTATCAGATAATCAAAAGGTGTCATCATAATAAGGAACTAGTCTTTGTTCTAAGTTCATTTTTTGTGCATGTTTGGTACTGCATATATATGAAGCAATAATGCTAAAAAAATGAGCTTAAATGAAGTGCTATAGATATATATGAAGAAATGAATCTAATGTCAAAATGTCAATGttctaaatgaaaaaaaaacagttacCACAGGTTGCATTCTGTTCTTGCCAATGGGGTATTGATGATGATTTGGTTTTTTCATAGCATAAGCAGTGAACCAAAGTATAAATCCTGACAAGAGATCCAACAGTGAGTCCAGAGTTGATGCAATAACAGCCAGGGATCTACTCTCAATGGAAGCATACACTTTTGCTACAAACAGCACCATGTTCCCTATGTTAGATGCATAGATTGCCACCCTCTCATTCCTTTCAAGTTCCTTCATATCATCCTGataaatcaaaattttccaATCACATATGCATCATCAAACACACCCTTTTAAGGAAAATGTTCTTGGCCATTTACTTTTtactaaatttgttttttttttcactttcgtGACGAAAAAACCAGTCACTAACTATTAAGTTGAAAGACAGAAAACAGTCAAAAAATTGCACATTTTCAAAACTTGAAGAACCCATTCCccaatttgaaaatattagaAACAAAACCAAATTCATCAAAATTAAGTGAATAAAAAGCACTTTTCCCCCCAAAAAAAAGTAGTCAATAAACAAGCAAAAGTTcatctttttttcaaaaacctctgTCATAGTTCCTGGTAACATGCCCAAATCAGTGTATGAGTCCACTTCTTGATACCCTTTAAGAAGCCTCTCCTGCCTCTTGTAATACTCAGCAAGTTTCCTTTGCCTCTCTGAGATCATAAACATGCAAATTTCATCTCAGAAAGTGCAATTTTCCCAAagagaatattaaaaaaaaaatagtcaacTGATGCATATATATGAGTTCATGTATGTATACTTAGTGTTCTTATGAAGAGTCCAAAGCCAAAATGAGACTCCATTTGCCTTTCTGGTAAGCGATGTTCATCCATGCTGATCCTCCATGAAGGTTGCCTAGCCATGGACACATTCTCTGCAGCTATGTTTGGGGAAAGAAGCTCAGTTCTGTAGTCAGTGGAATCTGTTCGAAGTTCAGTTCCCATCTCTGCTATGCTTCAATCCTAAGCACTTGTGTTTGctatatatattaactaaagCAAGTGGAGTGGTTACTATAGTAGGTAATATGGAATATTTAAACTTGGTGATTGcaaatgaataataataatgaaattaaacAAGGCATGAACATTGCTTCATTGTTGTTCTGGCATGAACCATATCTTTGTCTGTTTCAATACTATGCTTATGAAAAAATTGACTTTCAGTTGATGTAATCAATGTTAATATGAACGGAATCCAATCCAACTTAGAGGAATATGCGTGGTGTTCAATGTTCACATTTTAAgattcaattttatttcttttaagaagATTCAACTTctgattattaattaaaaaagaagaaaactatCAATTTTGTCCTCTGTTTGCAGTGCAATTAATTCTTCTTCCTAGATACGAGGAAGCACCCTAAACTTAATTTATTAGATTGAA encodes:
- the LOC137806187 gene encoding metal tolerance protein 10-like, with translation MGTELRTDSTDYRTELLSPNIAAENVSMARQPSWRISMDEHRLPERQMESHFGFGLFIRTLKRQRKLAEYYKRQERLLKGYQEVDSYTDLGMLPGTMTEDDMKELERNERVAIYASNIGNMVLFVAKVYASIESRSLAVIASTLDSLLDLLSGFILWFTAYAMKKPNHHQYPIGKNRMQPVGIVVFASVMATLGLQILFESGREIITKAQPERDPVKEKWMIGIMVTATVVKVALMTYCRRFKNEIVRAYAQDHFFDVITNSIGLATAVLAIKFYWWIDPLGAILIALYTISNWAKTVMENVWSLIGKTAPAEYLAKLTYLCWNHNKDITFIETVRAYTFGSNYFVEVDIVVSEEMSLVQAHDIGETLQDKLEKLPEVERAFVHIDFNRTHKLEHKPKVV